The following proteins come from a genomic window of Patescibacteria group bacterium:
- a CDS encoding pilin yields MKKFLKKHKLLLLLIFFSCALLISNAALAANAPVSLTDVSPVGNLTGAAGVATLIGRIIRAFLGIIGAVALLMFVYGGFLMLTSAGKSDAINKGKTVLVWAVIGIAVILGSYILTNFILTGITRGIVPQAPSSTGGTTPATTFTPPDLCAKTFGAEWSCVANPDSAKYYIQNQTYISCPNATDKCARLKPETNETLLDTNCSTVCNNFCANHPNCTATCVSNVSVCNNPVNLSETWDNIKECIDKPEGVPICCCSSSI; encoded by the coding sequence ATGAAGAAATTTCTAAAAAAACACAAACTCCTCCTATTATTGATCTTTTTTAGCTGCGCCTTATTAATTAGTAATGCTGCTTTAGCAGCCAACGCGCCTGTGAGTTTAACTGATGTCAGTCCTGTGGGAAATTTAACCGGCGCTGCTGGCGTGGCTACTTTGATCGGCCGCATTATCCGAGCCTTTTTAGGCATTATTGGCGCAGTTGCCTTGCTAATGTTTGTGTACGGCGGTTTTCTAATGCTTACTTCTGCAGGAAAATCAGATGCAATCAATAAAGGCAAGACGGTTTTAGTCTGGGCAGTGATCGGCATTGCTGTGATTTTAGGCAGCTACATCTTAACTAATTTTATTTTAACAGGCATCACTCGCGGCATTGTTCCACAAGCCCCAAGTTCAACAGGCGGAACTACGCCTGCCACGACTTTTACCCCGCCTGATCTTTGCGCTAAAACTTTTGGCGCAGAATGGAGCTGTGTTGCAAATCCTGATTCTGCCAAATATTATATTCAAAATCAAACCTATATTAGCTGCCCAAATGCAACTGACAAATGCGCCCGCCTCAAACCGGAAACCAATGAAACTTTATTAGATACTAATTGTTCAACTGTTTGCAATAATTTTTGCGCAAACCACCCAAATTGCACAGCTACTTGCGTCTCAAATGTTTCTGTTTGCAATAACCCTGTCAACCTGTCAGAAACTTGGGATAATATCAAAGAGTGCATTGATAAGCCAGAAGGCGTTCCTATTTGTTGTTGCAGCTCATCAATTTAG
- a CDS encoding pilin encodes MKKIIYVAIFTAIFCSGLILAKEAKAFTATPEGTIKDSSVSCSGDLGGICVNYLEDQNTGLSTVPCPKDMPTVVAGTACKLQNAGCCVKSCSTDGGVCQGWTDLIVKSYICTSPAGYTIYCTPIYPPADQPTPPDCVVSTGGACTPEECNLALSAGTCIPIYNLENSQFTTASQSYDYLRDCYVVDSQVNQLKACVKPIGSSGTGTSLPGSSQCTDFAGAHCSKTCTSQETAYTSNSSGGDIGCTDSLPKCCITTSATCKPTGQCKSDCATGESSLGSDFIDCYSTASSSIQKCCVNPQAATKPAGSTTTPRIPQAPSGTGGLTIDINPIKGVGDIKAAVFIGRIIQTILSIIGAIALLMVIYGGIILLTSKGGEGVKKGKDILTWSIIGIGVILGSYALVSFILTAIGTGTNTSTTGTSATTTTTTAPSTPSGTSTDIWLVNRPGDCVGQGGVCLNVNPVDNSWCTPAANTTAPSQSELGLCAQATAYNLHYNYDTRTIGCGTNQVCFWMPAPPTTTTTLTKDSNGCYLPNNAGNCTPGTSANFCCDCGIAPGTENRTCKAGKAASAQNSTGHCGKEDVWCLP; translated from the coding sequence ATGAAAAAAATTATCTATGTTGCAATTTTTACAGCCATTTTCTGTTCTGGTTTAATATTGGCTAAAGAAGCAAAGGCTTTCACTGCCACGCCTGAAGGTACAATAAAAGATTCCAGCGTTTCATGTTCAGGCGATCTGGGAGGAATTTGCGTAAATTATCTTGAAGATCAAAACACTGGTCTTTCTACCGTACCCTGCCCAAAAGATATGCCCACGGTAGTTGCAGGTACTGCTTGTAAATTGCAAAATGCAGGCTGTTGCGTAAAATCATGCAGTACAGACGGAGGAGTTTGTCAGGGCTGGACAGATTTAATAGTTAAATCCTATATTTGCACCAGTCCCGCAGGTTATACAATCTATTGCACGCCTATTTATCCCCCAGCTGATCAGCCAACCCCGCCAGATTGTGTTGTCTCAACTGGAGGAGCTTGCACCCCTGAAGAATGCAACCTTGCTTTAAGTGCAGGCACCTGTATTCCAATATATAATCTTGAGAATAGCCAATTCACAACCGCAAGCCAAAGTTATGATTATTTACGAGATTGTTATGTTGTTGATTCCCAAGTTAACCAATTAAAAGCCTGCGTAAAACCCATTGGCAGTAGTGGCACGGGGACGTCATTGCCAGGTTCTAGCCAATGTACTGATTTTGCCGGCGCTCATTGTTCTAAAACATGTACTAGCCAAGAAACAGCATATACTTCCAATTCTTCCGGAGGAGATATCGGTTGCACTGATAGTCTTCCAAAATGCTGCATTACAACTTCTGCCACTTGCAAACCCACTGGCCAATGTAAAAGCGACTGCGCAACCGGAGAATCCAGTCTTGGCTCTGATTTTATTGATTGTTATTCTACGGCATCTTCTTCTATCCAAAAATGTTGTGTTAATCCACAGGCGGCAACAAAACCCGCTGGTTCCACAACCACTCCTCGTATTCCCCAGGCTCCCTCAGGGACTGGCGGACTTACTATAGACATTAATCCAATCAAAGGTGTTGGTGATATTAAAGCTGCAGTTTTTATTGGCCGAATTATTCAAACCATCCTAAGCATTATCGGCGCAATTGCCTTATTAATGGTTATTTATGGCGGTATAATCCTTTTAACTTCCAAAGGCGGCGAAGGCGTAAAAAAAGGCAAAGATATATTAACCTGGTCAATCATTGGCATTGGTGTGATTCTGGGCAGTTATGCTTTGGTCAGTTTTATTTTAACTGCCATTGGTACCGGTACAAATACATCTACGACTGGAACTTCTGCCACAACAACGACAACAACTGCCCCCTCAACTCCGTCTGGAACAAGTACCGACATCTGGCTAGTTAACCGACCTGGAGATTGTGTTGGACAAGGTGGTGTATGTTTAAATGTTAATCCAGTAGATAATTCTTGGTGTACTCCAGCCGCAAATACTACAGCGCCATCACAGTCAGAATTAGGCCTTTGTGCCCAGGCAACTGCCTACAATTTACATTATAATTATGATACAAGGACAATAGGTTGTGGAACAAATCAAGTATGTTTTTGGATGCCTGCTCCGCCTACAACAACTACAACTTTGACAAAAGATAGCAATGGTTGTTATTTGCCAAATAACGCTGGCAATTGCACGCCTGGCACATCAGCAAATTTCTGTTGTGATTGCGGAATTGCTCCTGGCACTGAAAATAGAACCTGCAAAGCAGGCAAAGCAGCCAGCGCCCAAAATTCTACAGGGCATTGTGGTAAAGAGGACGTATGGTGCCTGCCTTAA
- a CDS encoding pilin: MIRLGKIKKRYLSLIIFVVLAFIFVMPIVAQAALNFQNANQGIETSAQSAGVQTSEISIIIANIIKALLSLVGMIFLILFIYGGFKWMTAGGAPDKIEKAKKLLVNAVIGLAIITAAYTITFFISQVLEGSQSNTTETTQSNP, from the coding sequence ATGATCCGACTTGGCAAAATTAAAAAAAGATACTTAAGCCTGATAATTTTTGTTGTGCTGGCTTTTATTTTTGTGATGCCAATAGTTGCGCAGGCTGCCTTAAATTTTCAAAATGCTAATCAGGGCATTGAAACAAGCGCCCAATCAGCAGGCGTGCAAACTTCTGAAATAAGCATTATTATTGCCAATATAATCAAAGCTCTTTTGAGCCTGGTGGGCATGATATTTTTGATTTTATTTATTTATGGCGGCTTTAAATGGATGACAGCTGGCGGTGCTCCTGACAAAATTGAAAAAGCTAAAAAATTATTAGTTAATGCAGTAATTGGCTTAGCTATAATAACTGCTGCTTATACAATTACTTTCTTTATTAGCCAGGTCTTGGAAGGTTCACAGTCAAATACGACCGAGACGACCCAATCTAACCCCTAG
- a CDS encoding pilin, with amino-acid sequence MKKNLSILFIIIITLGIFLYFYPVLAQSNFLQGLNKTGSLAYPGDQISLAAYAANIIMALFTLLGIVFVALLMYGGYLYLVSGGSEDKIKKGKNTLTAAVIGIIIIFSGYTITYFITTTLESPGAQPASQGAYNPLCDNSQDINMYTSIACCNARYDYYKSADAICCRQTPFCTGHWQACGLASVDDCLRPQTP; translated from the coding sequence ATGAAAAAAAATCTTTCTATTCTCTTTATCATAATTATAACTTTGGGCATATTTTTATATTTTTATCCTGTTTTAGCCCAGTCTAATTTTTTGCAAGGCTTAAATAAAACAGGCTCGCTAGCTTATCCAGGCGATCAGATTTCTCTGGCAGCTTATGCGGCCAATATAATTATGGCTCTTTTTACGCTCTTAGGCATTGTTTTTGTCGCGCTCCTGATGTATGGCGGCTATCTTTATTTAGTCTCTGGCGGCAGTGAAGACAAAATCAAGAAAGGCAAAAACACTTTAACTGCGGCAGTAATCGGTATTATTATTATTTTTTCCGGTTATACAATCACTTATTTTATAACTACGACCTTAGAATCTCCCGGCGCTCAACCAGCAAGCCAGGGAGCTTACAATCCTTTATGCGATAATAGCCAGGATATTAATATGTACACCAGCATTGCCTGCTGCAATGCCCGCTATGATTATTACAAATCTGCTGATGCTATTTGCTGCCGCCAGACTCCTTTTTGCACTGGCCACTGGCAAGCCTGCGGCCTGGCAAGCGTTGATGATTGTTTGCGTCCGCAAACCCCTTAG
- a CDS encoding pilin — protein MKKTIFFSSFLFLALILLPHLVLAQASPILPDCASTGRCSLCDIIQTAINFGYFLFGIVGALVLLYFFYGGFRMLISAGRSDEIKKGKDILVNSVVGLMIVFLAYFGVNFIISAVTGGWNWAGNLKCAPLPEPTGWTAPPAGQGSGGGQTQGGTTPAETPAVPPVAPSVPCTNKAGTGTTCKTIAECTNDCFCTGAECVKKRPIGGYPCTKNEQCLNGYCNYDPNVMFCVAPAGSQPEGQFCTDLNECQTGLVCITDTTDAVAAQKTYFGNCQTKLDPGAKCAARALPHAIGNAYEICKGTCNSNGVCQ, from the coding sequence AACAATCTTTTTCAGCAGTTTTCTTTTTTTAGCTTTAATCTTGTTGCCCCATCTAGTCCTAGCTCAAGCTAGCCCGATTTTACCTGATTGCGCCTCAACCGGCCGTTGTTCGCTCTGCGATATAATTCAGACCGCTATTAATTTCGGCTATTTTCTTTTTGGCATAGTAGGCGCCTTAGTCCTGCTTTATTTTTTTTATGGCGGCTTTAGAATGCTGATTTCCGCCGGCCGGTCAGATGAAATTAAAAAAGGCAAGGATATTTTAGTTAATTCAGTTGTCGGGCTGATGATTGTTTTTCTGGCCTATTTTGGCGTTAATTTTATTATCAGCGCAGTCACAGGCGGCTGGAACTGGGCTGGCAATTTAAAATGCGCTCCCTTGCCAGAGCCAACTGGCTGGACTGCTCCGCCAGCAGGCCAGGGTTCAGGCGGAGGCCAAACTCAAGGTGGCACCACGCCAGCAGAAACTCCTGCAGTCCCCCCAGTAGCACCATCAGTACCATGTACTAACAAGGCAGGAACTGGAACGACTTGTAAAACCATAGCTGAATGTACAAATGATTGTTTTTGCACAGGAGCTGAATGTGTTAAAAAACGGCCAATTGGCGGTTATCCTTGCACAAAAAATGAACAATGCCTGAATGGTTACTGCAATTATGACCCAAATGTTATGTTCTGCGTGGCGCCGGCTGGCAGCCAGCCAGAAGGTCAGTTTTGTACTGATCTTAATGAATGCCAAACTGGCTTAGTCTGTATAACTGATACAACTGACGCTGTCGCTGCCCAAAAAACTTACTTTGGTAATTGCCAAACGAAGCTAGATCCAGGAGCTAAGTGTGCGGCGCGTGCCTTGCCGCATGCTATTGGAAACGCTTATGAGATCTGTAAAGGCACTTGCAATTCAAACGGTGTTTGCCAATAA